In bacterium, the genomic window TGTTTACTATCAATAATAGTTTGAATGCCCACTTCATCCAAATTGCCGGTTTGTTCCTTGCGGTAACGCGCAATAAACGGAACCGTTGAGCCGTCTTCGGTAAGGGCTATAACAGCTAAAGCAGCAGGGTATGGAATGGATGGATTTTTTTGTTTAAACCAGAGTTCAAAGTTCATATTTTTCGCGAATTGATCTACACGAATTATGAATCTCTGTCATTTAAAATTAGATTTTTTTCTTCTTATAAAATTATCCAATGTATAGCGCGTGGGCTCGTGGTAAAACAAATTAAAGCAAACACCCAAAAGGCATAAATTTTTTACCAGATTACTCCGTTGCAAAATCACCCAGGTCCAGCTGTACTCGTTTGAAAATTCGGGGGGGATAAAGAGAACGCCTGGCACGTGCACCATCACTGTTACAATCACCAAAAAAATAGATAGAATAAGAGCGCCTACACGTACATGAAAACCCAGCAAGATCATAAAGCCACCGGTTAAAAGAATGAGTCCGGCGCCTATCGAAACTACATGCGGTAGCGGCATCCATACGGGCATGAGATGCATGATAAGCGTATCCGAAAAAATATGTTCGGCACCCAGGCCTAAAAAAATACTGCTAAAGAGCATCCTAAAAATTAAATCAGCAATGTCGGGTGACAGGGGAAGGTTTTTCATCGGGTCTCCATTCGTTAATGTGAGGCAGGCCCCGGTAGAGGAGCCAGTGATAAAAACGCTGGGGTAAAAAACGGCGGAGTAGTCCAAAAAAGCGGGCATCGAGCGTGCCGGCAATACGCAGAGGCGGGCTTTTACGTTCCATTGTTTTTAAAATAACGCGGGCCACCGATATGGAGGTGTCCGGCGATTTATCCATAATATCACTCACAAAATTGCCCATGTGTTTGTAATAGGCGTGGTAGTCGCATGTTGGGTCTTGCGAAGAATGTTCGCCATCGGATGTAAAACGTGTGTTCATAAAACCATCCGAATGAATAAAACCGGGGCGCACCAGACTTACTTTAATGTTCCAGGGTTTGAGCTCGTACCATAACGATTCGCTGGCGCCTTCCAAAGCAAATTTGGAGGCCGAATAACTGGACATGGTGGGCATGGCCATCATGCCGCCAACCGATGATATGTTAATGATACGTCCTTCGCGCCGCTCGCGCATGGAAGGCATCACTAAGCGAATAAGGTGAAGTGGGCCAAAATAGTTCACTCTAAACTCATCTTCTTCTTCATCGGCATTCATGTGTTCCACCACCGATCGGTAGGCAAGCCCCGCGTTATTTACCAAAATATCGACGCCGCCAAATTTTTTATCGAGTTCCTCAATAAGACTGGTAGCTTCGTCGTAATGACGCACATCCAGCGGCCGAATAAGTAATTTTTCCGATTCCACAAGTCCTGCATCGGCAAAACGTTTTAATGAAGAAGAGCGGGCTGTGGCTACAATGCGGTAAGAAGGATTTTGAAGAAGAAGTTTGACGAGTTCTAGCCCAATACCTGTGCTGGCTCCGGTAACAAGAACGGTTTTTAATTTTTCTGACACACAGTGAATGTAGCTTAAGTGAGAGAAGGACTAAAGTAAAAAAGGGCCCCTTTTGGGGCCCTTTTTATATAGGATTCGTTCAATTTTTATTCCGGAATAGAACAAAGATCCTGGAGGGCTGCGGGTGTTGCGTTTTCCGCATGAAATGAATCAAGAACGCACTCAATAATAGTGTCGCCTATGGTAACCGTAATGGTTCCCGACCATAATTCGTCATTTGTATCGTCATCATCGTCATTATTATTCGGAATTGTAAGGGGAGTTTCGGTCGTCATTGTAAAATCCTGCCCATTGTAAGTACCGCTCAAATCCATATCAATGGTGTTTGTTGTTCCATCATCGGTGGCAGTAGCTGTGCCTGCAATAGTGCTATCAACAGGCTCGGCCTCTTCATCGCATAAGTCTGTAATTGTTGACGCAAAATCTACGGTAATTACAGTTGTGTCGCCCATGGCTACCTCAACAGTACCGTTTTCCAGTAAAGACACATCTGCATCTTCGTTCGTGCAGTCGTCGTCATCAAAAGTAAGCAGGCAATCGGTATAAGTTACCGTAAAAGTATCGGTATCTAATTCAACCGTACCCGATTCACAGTTGCTATCAACCGGACTTATGGCGCGCGTTAAAACAGGTGGAGGAGCAGAGAGAGAAGGATTTGCTGCCGCACGGGTATTAACCGTGGAATCCATGAGTGAATATATAGATTGTGTTGTTGTATCGTTCTGTTCCCTTGTTAATCCATTAGATAGGGTATCGTCCCCCGTATCGTCAGTGCCCCCGCCAGAGGAAGAGCCAGAGCCACAGGCGATGATGATGAGCGTACTGCACAGCATAGCAATAGACGCAAAACGTCTTAAAAAATAAACCATATTTTCCCTTTCTGAATTAAGTTTTTAAAATGCCCAAAAACGGTGAGAGGTGACCATTATGTATATTTTAAGTCTCAACTGCAACCTAATTTAAATTACTTTCCCTTTTTTTAACACTCTGGCAGAGAGGGGGCTATGCTATTTACAGTACTAGATTTTGATGTGTCTGAGGCCAATGTTGATCTTATTTCGGGAATACTCTTCACGTGGGATGTTCAGGGTATTGAAGAGGGGAATCCTGTTTCGGGTTCTGTTCATTTAAGAGCTACTTTTACATCATCCTCTTTTTCTGCAAGCTGGATTCAGGAACTTGAAGCTTTAGGAGCCACAAATCTGAAACAAGAAGAAGTTGATAGTCAGGATGTCCGTTTTAAACCAAAACCGTTTGACCCTATCGAACTGTATAACGGTACATTTATTATTCCGCCGTCCGATATGGAAACGTCGGTTCCCATTCCTCCCGGAAAACATATTACTATTCGTCCCGGGGCTGCTTTTGGAACGGGTCGTCACGAAAGCACTCAGCTGGCAAGTAAGGCTATTTCTAAAATAAAGGGAGCCTCACTATTAGATGTGGGTAGCGGTAGCGGGGTGTTGGCAATTGTGGCTTCTCTTTGTGCTTATTCCAAAATTGTAGCGGTAGAAATTGACGAGATGTCGAGGGTGAATGCCGAAGAAAATTTTGAACTGAATGGTGTTAAAATTCCGCTTTATGACAATATTTCAAAAGTGAACGATCAATTTGATGTGGTGGTGGCTAATATTATTACGCCCGTTCATCTTGAGCTCAAAGACGAGCTTATTAAAGGCTTAAAGCCCAATGGGCATCTTATTTTATCGGGAATAGTTATTGGCGAAAAAGAAATCATCGAACAAGCGTTTAAACAGCTCACACTTGTAGAAATGAATCAGAAAAATGAATGGATTAGTTTTATTTTTCTTAAATCTTAATCCCCGTAAACAAAACGGGGTTTAAGCCACGTTGATAAAATAACCGCAAACGAAGCTCCAAAAATAATGTGGAGAAATAATCCCACATAAATGGGGAGATGCAGATTAAAGAGCTGGTGAGCAACGCTGGGCAAGAAAAGATTCCAACCAAAAACCCAAATAATCAGGCTTGTGACAACACCCAACACTAAAATGGAAATAAAGCGGCTGTATTCATTAACAAGCTGGGCAAATGTAATTCCGTAAACAGTGGAGAGGAGGGCATGAATAAGAATGCCATGGAAACC contains:
- a CDS encoding DoxX family protein — its product is MKNLPLSPDIADLIFRMLFSSIFLGLGAEHIFSDTLIMHLMPVWMPLPHVVSIGAGLILLTGGFMILLGFHVRVGALILSIFLVIVTVMVHVPGVLFIPPEFSNEYSWTWVILQRSNLVKNLCLLGVCFNLFYHEPTRYTLDNFIRRKKSNFK
- a CDS encoding SDR family oxidoreductase, producing MSEKLKTVLVTGASTGIGLELVKLLLQNPSYRIVATARSSSLKRFADAGLVESEKLLIRPLDVRHYDEATSLIEELDKKFGGVDILVNNAGLAYRSVVEHMNADEEEDEFRVNYFGPLHLIRLVMPSMRERREGRIINISSVGGMMAMPTMSSYSASKFALEGASESLWYELKPWNIKVSLVRPGFIHSDGFMNTRFTSDGEHSSQDPTCDYHAYYKHMGNFVSDIMDKSPDTSISVARVILKTMERKSPPLRIAGTLDARFFGLLRRFLPQRFYHWLLYRGLPHINEWRPDEKPSPVTRHC
- a CDS encoding 50S ribosomal protein L11 methyltransferase, which gives rise to MLFTVLDFDVSEANVDLISGILFTWDVQGIEEGNPVSGSVHLRATFTSSSFSASWIQELEALGATNLKQEEVDSQDVRFKPKPFDPIELYNGTFIIPPSDMETSVPIPPGKHITIRPGAAFGTGRHESTQLASKAISKIKGASLLDVGSGSGVLAIVASLCAYSKIVAVEIDEMSRVNAEENFELNGVKIPLYDNISKVNDQFDVVVANIITPVHLELKDELIKGLKPNGHLILSGIVIGEKEIIEQAFKQLTLVEMNQKNEWISFIFLKS